A genomic window from Brassica oleracea var. oleracea cultivar TO1000 chromosome C8, BOL, whole genome shotgun sequence includes:
- the LOC106312324 gene encoding calcium-dependent protein kinase 10 yields the protein MGNCNVCVRPPNPEESKPKKTNQNRKLNPFTSDIIRSPARTRAPKDAVIPTSHQTKITDKYILGRELGRGEFGITYLCTDRESREALACKSISKRKLRTAVDVEDVRREVSIMSTLPDHPNVVKLRATYEDGESVHLVMELCEGGELFDRIVARGHYTERAAAGVARTIAEVVMMCHVNGVVHRDLKPENFLFANKKENSALKAIDFGLSVFFKPGEKFKEIVGSPYYMAPEVLKRDYGPEVDVWSAGVIIYILLCGVPPFWAETEQGVALAILRGVIDFKRDPWPQISESAKSLVRQMLNPDPTKRLTAQQVLAHPWVQNAKKAPNVPLGDIVRSRLKQFSMMNRFKKKVLRVIAEHLSIQEVEVIKDMFSLMDEDNDGRITYLELKAGLQKVGSQLGEPEIKMLMEVADVDGNGFLDYGEFVAVIIHLQKIENDELFKLAFMFFDKDGSTYIELDELREALTDELGEPDVSVLNDIMREVDSDKDGRINYDEFVTMMKAGTDWRKASRQYSRERFKSLSINLMKDGSLHLHDALTGQSVPV from the exons ATGGGTAACTGTAACGTCTGTGTGAGACCTCCTAACCCCGAAGAATCGAAACCGAAGAAAACCAACCAAAACCGGAAATTAAACCCATTCACCTCCGATATCATCAGATCCCCCGCTCGAACCCGCGCCCCCAAGGACGCGGTAATCCCCACGAGCCACCAGACCAAGATCACCGACAAGTACATCCTCGGCCGAGAGCTAGGCCGCGGCGAGTTCGGGATCACCTACCTCTGCACCGACCGCGAGTCCCGCGAAGCCCTGGCCTGCAAATCGATCTCCAAGCGGAAGCTCCGCACCGCCGTCGACGTCGAGGACGTCCGCCGCGAGGTCTCGATCATGTCCACGCTCCCCGACCACCCCAACGTCGTGAAGCTCAGGGCGACTTACGAGGACGGCGAGAGCGTGCATCTGGTCATGGAGCTCTGCGAAGGCGGCGAGCTTTTCGACAGGATCGTCGCGAGGGGGCATTACACGGAGCGTGCGGCTGCGGGAGTTGCGAGGACGATCGCTGAGGTTGTGATGATGTGTCATGTGAATGGAGTTGTGCATCGTGATTTGAAGCCCGAGAACTTTTTGTTTGCTAACAAGAAGGAGAACTCTGCGTTGAAGGCTATTGATTTTGGGTTGTCTGTGTTCTTCAAACCTG GAGAAAAGTTTAAGGAGATTGTAGGAAGTCCATATTACATGGCTCCTGAGGTGTTGAAGAGAGATTATGGACCAGAGGTTGATGTTTGGAGTGCTGGAGTTATCATCTACATCTTGCTCTGTGGTGTTCCTCCCTTTTGGGCTG AGACGGAACAAGGTGTTGCTCTTGCGATCTTGCGGGGAGTTATTGACTTTAAGAGAGACCCTTGGCCTCAGATATCAGAGAGCGCCAAGAGCCTTGTCAGGCAGATGTTGAATCCTGATCCCACTAAGCGTTTAACTGCTCAGCAAGTGTTAG CTCACCCTTGGGTACAGAATGCGAAGAAAGCTCCAAATGTTCCATTGGGGGATATAGTCAGATCAAGATTGAAGCAGTTCTCTATGATGAATAGATTCAAAAAGAAAGTTCTTCGT GTAATAGCTGAGCACTTGTCTATTCAAGAGGTTGAAGTGATCAAGGACATGTTCTCACTGATGGATGAAGACAACGATGGTAGAATAACTTACCTGGAGCTCAAAGCTGGACTTCAGAAGGTTGGCTCACAGCTTGGTGAACCAGAGATCAAAATGTTGATGGAAGTG GCTGATGTTGATGGGAATGGGTTTCTGGACTACGGAGAGTTTGTAGCTGTGATCATTCACTTGCAGAAGATAGAGAACGACGAGCTTTTCAAACTAGCTTTCATGTTCTTTGACAAAGATGGAAGTACATACATCGAACTTGATGAGCTACGGGAAGCTTTAACTGACGAGTTGGGCGAACCTGATGTCAGTGTTCTAAACGACATCATGCGTGAAGTTGATTCTGACAAG GATGGGCGTATAAACTATGATGAGTTTGTGACGATGATGAAAGCAGGAACCGATTGGAGAAAGGCGTCGAGACAATACTCAAGAGAGAGGTTCAAAAGCTTAAGCATTAACTTGATGAAAGATGGTTCATTGCATCTCCATGATGCTCTCACTGGACAATCTGTCCCTGTTTGA